TGGTCAATCTGAAACGTGGGCAAGGTTTGAATTCATTACAACAttgtggggagccggcacggccatggcatactcagccccagggagccttatgtgccatgccagctcagcctgggtcagtgaccctgagtgggggccctgaaaggcttagaaaagacagacaagagaatgaaagctgggtctcggtggcaCGCTGCCCTCTCGGGTGGAGAGAGACAGTGTCAGTGCCCACaagccatgtttttattttatagcagatgccaggaGGCAATGTAAGGGCATGTCAAGATggttacaacattctcatgggtttcaatCCCACTctactacatgcacctgaactctatcaagcccacatcactcaggcacgtggggccacgtgttcgggcCATAGGTTCAAACTCACAACTGCAGCTggggctataattgtgctgggagggacttgcatgtggccatgagaggactgtgccctctcctcagtccaaggcttgaacctgtgcGGACACTGTAGCTGCACCCCACACAACATTATCTGTCATAGCAAAACAGTGGAAATGCTGAACCTCTCCCGAATTATTCCATGGCTTATGTCTACAACAAACGGATGTAGGTCAGGAGACTAATGACTCTGTTCAGGATAATAATTATGCAGAACTGTGAGTGTCACATCAGAATGTGTATGCTGCCTGATgttaaatgcaaaaaaagaaacaaaagtcgTATATGGATGCAATCGCCACCGAGTAAAATGAAATAGTCACAGAATAAGAGCATCTACCAAACTGCCTGTGGATGGAGTCCTGGGTGCCTCTTTCCTTCCGTGTCCCTTTCTGTGCCCGTGCAATTCTACAACCTGAACAATACGGGTGGGGACCCCTAAGGAGCCGAGGTTGGGGCAAGGAGACCTACTCAGAGGGAGGtaggaaaggaaaatgaaaccGATTTTGGAATCtcaccctgcctcctgctcccactgACACAGTGGCGTGTTCCTCTACATTGTACAGCCCTCAGTTTTCCCCACTcataaaatgagagagagagagagagagagagagagagagagagagagagagagagaaacatcgattagagagaaacatggattagctgcctcctgcacactccctactggggatgtgcccacaaccaaggaacatgcccttgaccggagtcgaacctgggaactttaagtccacaggctgacgctctgtccactaagccaaactggttagggctatgaGTCCCTATCTTTATGCAGCCCCATGTGAGGTGgggaaatagaaaatgaacaaatgcatAGCAAACAAAACGTGATACAAagttgaaacaggaattttaggggtaaaataggataggtttaggaaatttttaaaatgaaggggaccatggaggaagcacagggctgcagagaagCAGAAGGTAtctttccatagaatgagggagctgggaacagaaaaaggtctacatttacaaaataaagagaaggaagcccttcatccagactgagaacaagaaagcccaaagagaataggaaaacaataaggaagaaaggtgggggcggcggggggtgggagaACCTCACTTTTCCCATTTGAGactcaacctttgagcccaggagttactatagtaaccagtctaaaggaatagtgaccaatcagaggggatatcaaggaaCCAGGATCTGCaacctttataagccatagggaaaaggaactcagtgggaccctttcctccttcccacatGGGAGTcggttctgtgggactctttctctctccacacGTGGGAGTCTACTTAaccttcaataaatctccacctttgctataccactttctgtctgtgggTTCATTCTTCGATTCCAGGAGACAAAGAAtttgggttccagtccaaaaattctgtttcagaGTTAAGTTCTATAATGAAAGGAGATGGCAAGAAGAGCTACCCCTGGAGACTGGGAAAAGCTTGTTGGTTAATTTGGATTCCACATGGAGATTCAGCTCAGAATTAGATTTGAAACTGATGGTTTGGGATCCAAATCTAGACTTGCAATGAGATCTGAATATGATGTCGAGGTCTACCTAAAAAGACTCTGGCAGTGGGAGCAACAGCAACACAGAAACTAAACCAGGAAGGAAACCTGCAGGTGACATGAGATGAAGGGGCTCCATGGAGCATTAACTCACCAGCTCAGCAACCTCCTCAAGACACTGACCATCACCAACACTTTCTCTCTGTTTGTCCATCCCCAGAGCTATGGCTCTATCCCCCGGCCACTTCCCTCCCCAGTTCCGGGAGGGCTGCCTCCCTTCCAGAATTTACACCCAGAAGGGACCCTGTCTAACAGAGTCAAGAAGAACTCTTCTTCTGTCTCACTTTGGGAAGAGGAGAGCAGTTCCGTGAAGTAACCCAGGGGTTTTCCCCTCTTCATTGGCCAACATTGTATCACATGTCTATTTATAAACCAATCCCTACACAGCAGAAATGAACCTCCCTGCTTGGTGCAGTAAAGCTCATTTGTGATCACAATGAGGAGAGCAGGTTGTCCAAATGAAATCAAGGTCCTGACAAATGGCAGAAGGAGTGCATGCTGGGTAGGCAACAACAATGTCTATGATGGGTCAACTTGTGGGACCCAGGTGGAATTGGATTAAAGATCTGAACTGAGATAACACATCATGGACTCACACTGAGGAATGAAGCATATTTGGGGGTCTGAGTTAGAAGTGAGGGTCAATTCCACTGTTAGGGATCAGCCGTCTAGTAGTCATCTGACAATGGTTCCTCTGTTACTCAATGCAAATGCCAAAGTCCTACCTTGGTCCTCAATCCCCCTGTCTTCCTAATCCTATGAGGCCTCTGAACCCATCCCCCACCCTTGTCCCTCCGATTGATTCAGCTCCAATAAAAAAAGTCTTCCCTGCTAGAACATTCTAGGTCTCCCTCCTCTTCTCACCTGCCCGATGCTCTGCCCAGGACTCACTGCTCCCCAGAAGCTACATGAATCCATCTACACCTCTTACAAGATTTTGTTCAAAAGTCCTCTATACATGGGGTCTTTCCAACCAACTTTCCCAATATTATAACTGCAGGGGTTGTTGACATCCAAGGGAACCAATAACCCCCTAGGCCTCCACTGgtcttatttttctccatagcactcaCTGCCACGTAAAAAACAACCTATAAATGTGAAGTTCTTATTTCCTTACTGAAAGTCTCCACCCAATGAATGAGGGGCTTTGTGACTGAATTTTGCAGTTTTGTGGAAGCTGTGCCCTCAGAGGCCAGAACAGATTCTGGCTCACAGTCAATGCTCAGTAGATTCTTCATAAATGAATACAATGAGCAAAGATGAGAATGCAAAGAAATTCATCCCACCATCATTGCAATGAAAGCGATTCAAAGGCACTTCAATGTGAAAGAGTGACATAAGTCAGAAGACAGCTATAGTGTAGAATAAAGGTAGGAGTAATCATTCTAAGGAAGCAATGGtccaagattttttaaatttatttttaatttttttattgttgttgttaatcctcacccaaggatatttttctattgaattttagggagagtagaagagagagggaaagacagaaacatcgatgtgagagagacacactgattcgTTACCTCTTGCACCAGCCTTGATCAGGGCCCGGGCtggaaggagcctgcaaacaaggtatatgcccttaaccagaatcaaacacaggaccctttggtctgctggCCAAAGCGTTATTCACTGAGTGGCTGGGGCTCCTTAAGACTTTTTACAGAGTAAATAAAATGTCCCATTAGATAATGTTCAGACTTTTGTGTTAGAAATTCATACAATGTATagaaatcaaagtataatatgtgAAAAACAGGACATATTTAGTAGGTGGAGTTAGAAAGCCTTCCTTTAGATCCATACCCCAATATTAGGGTTGGGTTCAGGCCTAAAGACACGTCTGGGATTCAGCCTGACAAGTTCCCACAAGCTGCTCAGAGTCACGGGATAAGGTCTAGGCCACCCCTGAGTGGGGCTGAGGGCAAGAAAAGTGGCCACAGAGGAGGACCCAGGGCACAGTCCATCCTtgactcctgctcctgcccctcaaGGCTAGTTCCTGGTCACACCCTTCGTAGATGCCGCCAGGGAGCTGGGACATGCTGGCGCCAAGGCCCTGACCTGGCCTCAGGAATGAGGGTGGAGGTAGAGTGCGGGCATATGGGTTTAGCAGCCTCCGGGTGCCAGATAAGAGCAAATGCAGGTAAGATAACCCCAGAGCTGGGTTCGCTGAACTCCAGGACCCTGAGAGTTGGAGAGGGGCTGGTGGCTATAAGAGGGCCACTCTGCACAGGGCTGAACACAGTTGAATCCCAACGCAGACTGAAGACCAGACCAGACCAGACCCCTGCAGGTGAGAGGAAAtcccatggggggtggggcaggtgcaTCTGGAGGGACAGCTGGCTCTTGCTCTTCAGGGCAGAGCAGTAGAGGCCCAATATCCGGTTGTGAGAAGGAGGGGTTGGAGGTTTGGAGTTTTGGATCTTTCACCTTAAAGGAACTTGGGACATAGAATTAAAATGGGGGAGAACAGACAGCCCGATCATTAGGTGCATCTGCGTGGAAGGCTGTCTCTGGCTTGAACTTGTGGGTCTAGACGGAGCAGGTGGGTGTAGACTGGGGCCTCCTGGGTCTgagcggggaggtgggggctccTGGGTTTGAGCTAAGAGGAAGGACCTGGAGACCAGGAGCCCTGGTCCCTGAACTCTCTGTCTTTCCAGCCCCAGCACAGACGGCCTTTCCTCTGTGGCAGCCACAGCGGCTCAGACAGGACACATGGCAGgtcccctgctccagcccctgctgctcctACTGCTGTCCTTCGCCCTGGGATCTGCTGGACAAGAAGGTGAGGACCAGCCTGGGGGTCCTGCTCCTGCCCTTGGGCCTCAcagtcccccacctcccctctccaggcccccTCTCTCCAAGGAGCCCCTGAGTCAGGACCCTCCCCTGCAGCAGCCTCCTCGCATGGAGACACGGTCCCTGGGCTGTGTCCCCTCTCTTCCTGCTCAGTCCAGActcctgggctctgggtggcCTCCAGGCTTCTTCCCGCCCTCAGTGCCTCTCTCATCAGATGCTGGAGTGACCTCCAGACCAGCTGCTGCCCTGAAATTCTGAGCaggctccctctgtctctctccatctccatctacAGCTGTCTCTGCGCTAGGCTCGGTGTCTGCCTTTGCCCTTCTCCacgtctctctgtctgtctctctctccatcgcTGTCTTCAGGCATCCATCTACTGTGGCCTCTGCCTTCCCCTGAGGCCCACTACCCACGCTTTTTTCAGGTCTCCATCCAGCCCAGGATACCGGGGAGAGGATCATTAATGGAGTTTCATGTCCACGAGGCTCCCATCCCTGGCAGGTGGCCCTATATGACAACGATGAGTTCCATTGTGCAGGCGTGCTGCTCAACCAGCAGTGGGTGCTCACCGTCGCCCATTGCCGCCTGAGGTATGGGACAGGGGAGAAAGCGCCACTCCATGACTCTCTCTAGGTCtctctcttggtctctctctgtctctctctctctctctctctctctctctctctctctccttctatccTCCTAACGCTGGGTCCATGTACCCTTCTCTCAATCACAGTGTCTCCCTCTGAACgttactttgttttttttaagtgagtaTATTGTGCAAATGGGTAGTGATCTTCTGGTTGATGGAAATGTCCAGCGGATCTGGGCCACACAGTACTTCGTCCACCCCCGGTACAACAACAGCAATTATAACCATGACATCATGCTGGTGAAGCTGAGCAGCCCGGCCACGCTCTCGCCCACTGTGAGCACCATCGACCTGCCGTCCAGCTGCAAGGACCCTGGGACAAGCTGTACTGTGTCTGGCTGGGGCGTCACCACCGGGCATGCAGGTGAGGCTGCCCCTGCGACCCCAGTCACCAAGGTCCCAGCTCCCTTCTTCCTCAAGCCGCAGACATAGGGTACACACCCAAGGTTCCAGACACTCCAACCCTCAAACACCTCCTTTCTCACACCCAGGAAACCAGACCACCAGACAGCACCATCAGATCAGGAAGCCTGACCTTTAGACATacctccccccaggcctccaTCCATAGACCCAGGAGTTTAGAACCCCAGTCACCACCTCACGCAGAGCCAAGTATGCAGGCTCCCAGCCGCTTCtaccctcagacccaggagtcttGGCCTTCAGGCGCCTTCTCCCTCAGAGGAAAGGAGACCTGGTCCCCAGCTCCATTCTGCCCAGGAGGTGTCCCTCAAAGCCAGCACCTCGTCCCTCCCTTGGTAGCTGCCATCAGGGATGGTGGGGCTGGAACGTGCGGGGTCCAACCCCCTTACCTGGCCTCAGGAATGAGGGTGGAGGTAGAGTGTGGGCATTTGGCTTTAGCTGCCTCCGGGGTTCCAGATCAGAGCAAACGCAGGGAAGGTAACCCCAGATCTGGGTTCAGCTGGACTCCTGGACCCTGAGAGTTGGAGCAGGGCGGGTGTGCTATAAGGGGCCACTTTGCACAGTACGTTCAAACCCAGGTGTTCAGACACAGGTCCCTTCCTTCCAAAGACCCAGAAGTCCAAGAAATAGGACCCTTTTCATAGCCATCGTATTGGGTCACCCAACTCCTCCTCCTTCCATGTCCAGGGTCCGCATTCTTTTACATCAGCACCACAGGTCCACAGGACCCAGCCTCTGACTgtccaacgccccccccccccctcccaactTCTCCAGCAGCAACAAATCCATCAGAGCTCATGTGCTCGAATGTCAACATCATCTCCTACCAGGAATGCCAGCAGTCTTACCGGAACCTGTTGAAAAAATACATGCTCTGTGCAGTTCCCCCCGACGGGCTCTCAAACAGCTGCAGAGTgagtcccctcctcccctgccctgggttCAGCTTCTTCTCAGCCCAGGCCTGTCTCCCCCTCCGTCCAGTGTCCGGGGGCCTGACCCTGGTGCTGAGCCTTCCCTCACACCTTACCAGCCACACTTTCCTGGCTCTCTCTACTCAGTTCTCTGCCTGGTCAGGGTGGGAGCCCCCGGGGGCCTCCGTGGCCTTGGGGATGGGCACAAAGCTGAAGGATAGAaactggggggtgggaatggggctgGGACTATGGGGAGGGCACTGAGGCACTGGCTATGAACACAAGCTTTAAGGGCATACCAACAGCTCAGTGACCAGGAAATATCATATtcccatgaaatatttaaaaaataatccatgaTGAGCAAAGAATCAGAATTTTCAACAAAAAAAGCAACCATAAATGGCTGCATTTCCCCTTTGCTTCGGGCTTCTATGTGATTCAGAACAGCACTGTAATGACCCCATCTTTATCTAAAACTGGAATACCACCCTAGCCGGCTTTGCTCAGTTGGTCCATTAgaggcctacggactgaagggtcccaggttcaattccagtcaagggcacatgcccaggtagcaggctcaACCCCattggggccatgcaggaggcagccaatcaatgattctctctcatcaatgatgtttccatctctctctccctctcccttcctttctgaaataaagaattttttttaaaaaaaaccacacactcacacacaaaactGGAAAGCAGGTTCCTcatggatttttttaatattaaatttgactTTTAATATGCCATAAAATGTTTGTTGCAGTCACTGAGATGTGCCTGAGGCTCATGCCCTGCTTCCATGTCTGTGTATCTGGTTCTAATTCTGAAGAAAGAAGGAGCCCCTCCTCTTTGTTCTCCCTTCCTCATCTCCGTAGCCTCCTCTCTGACTCTCAGAACCATCTCCCCTCACCTCTCCTCAcacctcatttctttttatttctaatattcttattgattgcagagaggaagggggagggagagagagaaacaacaatgatgacagagaatcattgattgactggctcctgcacaccatccactggggatcaagcctgcaatgcaggcatgtgccctcggccagaatcaaacctgggacccttcagtctgcaggccgatgctctattcagtgagccaaaccgactaggtcCTCacacttcatttcattttctgattccctctaagttctgtgttgtgatctctctctctctccctcgctccctccctccctctctctccctccctccttccctctctctcccaccctctctgcctctctctctggcctctgtcaattttttttatattctccatctctgcctcattcCCTACCCCCAACattctgcttctctgtctccttcatccttccctttcctcttctctccatccttctctccctctctttcatcCTTTGCTCCTTGTACCCCCACTATCTTTGCTCAAATCTGCACTCTTAGCTTTCTGGGTGGTGAAATGGTGTGTCTTAGGAAGAGAGGTGATGGGACAAGGTTGAATGTCCTAAAAATGGGGGGTTCCCCCTGGTCCCCCACAGAGGACCTGATTCATATTTCTGCAAACTGTGCAGGGACAGAGTCGCAAACTAGGGAGAGTCCCGCACTTGGTTTAACACACTCGCTTTTCTTAAACTTCCTATATTTGAACCTGGTGGTCCGAACTTTATTTTGCACTAGAGCCTGTAAATTAGGGCACTGGTCCCGCCCCTGGTTCAAGGACTACCCTGTCCCCCATTCCTCGGTGAAGCAATGTATGGGTTTTCCTGGAGGTAATACTTCCTCTCCCAGGGGCTTGACAAAAAAATGGGTCTCTGACATCTGGAAGCCCCGCCCCCTCGCTGTGATTGACTAGGGCTCAAGCCAATGTCTTCCAAAAACCTGGTTGGTCCTCTCCTTGATAGCATTCATTCCTGCTCTGCCATTGGTCTGCAGGGACAATGGGTCTCTTCCCAGTGGCCAGGTGGTAGGCTGTGTTCTGGCAGCATAAAGGCCTGATAAGCCTGGTGTCTGTGGGACCTCATTGCtggttattttgaaataaaagctaatctgctctctcccctccaggGTGACTCCGGGAATCCGCTGGTTTGCGAAGGTTCCCTGCAAGGCCTGGTGTCCTCCGGCTATTTCCCTTGTATCCTGCCCTTTGCGCCAGTGACATACACCCGCCTATGCATGTACCGCAAATGGGTGTATAAAACCATGAAAGCCAATTCCTAATCTCTCCATGCTTTCATCCTCCATCCCTATGCCCTGAACAGGGCCTTCCCAGAAATAAAGACATCCCTGACTTGCAGCCGTATTtgactttattattttcaaagtcaCATGAAACCGTCAAcaacattctaataaaaatttgcAAAAACCTATGAGCTAAACATAAAACACAAAAACGTTGGTGCTGGTGAAGATGCAGGGAGACCCCGGCCATGTTCTCCAGCAGAAGTGGAGAACAATTTTTATGACACAAGGTTAGGCAAGGTGAGTCCGGAATCTCATTCATCGCTTTTGACCTAGGAATGCTGGTCAATCCGAAACGTGGGCAAGGTTTGAATTCATCACAACATTGTGGAGACCCagcatggccatggcatactcagccccagggcgccttatgtgccatgccagctcagcctgggtcagtgaccctgagtgaGAGCAGtgaaggcttagaaaagacagacaagagaatgaaagctgggtctcagtgggacgctgccctctcggGTGGAGAGAGGCAGCATCaacgcccacaagccgtgtctttattttatagcagatgccaggaggcaatgtaagggcgtggtcaagatgtttaaaACATTCTTGTGGGTTTCAATCCCACtccactacatgcacctgaactctatcaagcccacatcactcaggcacatggggccacgtgttcggaccataggttcaaactcacaactacagctgttggctgaAATTGTGCTggaagggccctgccctccaagctgggacttacacgtggccatgagaggactgtgccctctcctcagtccaaggcctgAACCTGTGCAGACACTGTAGCTGCGCCCCACACAACATTATCTGTCATAGCAAAACAGTGGAAATGCGGAACCTGTCCCAAATTATTCCATGGTTTATAAGTGGTGGGGAAACTTTTGAGCTCgtcatgtcagcattttgaaaaaccctaacttaactctggtgccgtgtcacatatagaaatttttttatatttgcaaccatagtaaaacaaaaatgtatattttcgatatgcattttatatatttaaatgccatttaacaaagaaaaatcaaccaaaaaaatgagttcgcgtgtcacctctgacacgcgtgtcataggttcgccatcacgggcTTATGTCAACAACAAACGGATGTAGGCCAGGAGACTAATAACGCCGTTCAGGATAATAATTATGCAGAACTGTGAGTGTCACGTCAGAATGCGTATGCTGTCTGTTgttaaatgcaaaaaaagaaacaaaaattgtaCATGTCTACGATCGTCACCGTGTAAAAAGAAATAGtcacagcgcccacaagccgtgtctttattttatagcagatgccaggaggcattgtaagggcatggtcaagatgtttacaacattcttgtgGGTTTCAATCCCACTCCACTACATGCATCTGAACCAAACTGCCTGTGGACGGAGTCCTGGGTGCCTTCTTCCTTCCATGTCCCTTTCTGTGCCCATGTACCTCTCACACCTGAACAATACGATGGGGACCTCTGAGGAGCCGAGGTTGGGGCGAGTAGACCTTCACAGAGTGAGGTAGGGAAGGAAAATGAAACCGATTCTCGAATCtcaccctgcctcctgctcccactgACACAGTGGAGTGTTCCTCTACATTGTCCAGCCCTCAGGTTTTCCCACtcattaagagagagagagagagagagagagagagagagagagagagagagagaagaagaagaagaagaagaagaagaagaagaagaagaaggaggaggaggaggaggaggaggaggaggaggaggaggaacagagaaCAGAAATTCGTACTTCACACATGTGCAAAGGGATGTGAGAGCAGTTCTGAGCACGTCACAGAAAcgaggagagagggagcaggtTTTCAGAAAGGATGGTGCTGGCATATAGACAGACACCAGAGTCCATCGATGCCCTGCTACAAGTGAGCACTAGAGTTTGGACGAAGAGAGAACAGTGGGAGTGGAAACGGGGGTAGGTGGGCTCCTATTCTCAACATGTGCCTGGAGGGGGCCTccggaggaggggagggaggcaggaggagtcCGATGTGTCTCAGAGCCTGACAAGATCAGCAGGTTCCTGGTaccctgggctccctgggcaATCACCACGACCCTGCTGACTGAGGGTCTTCTCCAACCAGTTGTGATAGGCAGTtaggcagacatgagcagagcaaggacaataggCCGggcacagaaggtcaccagggctgacagcccaggtgcctagcaagAGGCAAAATTGGGAAAACGAGGACCTCACCCTCAGGATAACCCACCCCCTGACCCCCGGCATATGGCTGGTCATGCAGCATTCTTCCCTACAGATATCATCTAGTCCTCAGCTGTatttcagttccaggcccagaaaaacagcaaaactCAAACAAGTGATGCCATGGCTACCTCAGGACCCCCTGCCcaggcactgaccaatcagtggagaccacgaccctgaaagaacgaacctggaaagctgatgaatattttattgagaccCTCTCCTGAGACCTCCCAGAAGATTCCCACCTGCAAGAGGGAGATAAGTCCCCTCCCTTCTGGGGAGCACGCCCCAGACattccctctcccatcttcttccCCTACAGGCGTGACtctcctaaattctaagggtTCCCATGAGaattgcaaccaggggagcaatgggcagtggcagcctAACCCCCTGAGCCTGTCGCCAAGCCCCCCTTTTcactgacttcccagtgagccagagCGGCCCAGCTTGGTCTCTCCTGCCGCTTCCATGTTGTGCCCTTCCTTATGTCGCTGTCCTGGCTTCACTTTTGCTGCAGCCAACAAATCCTTTGCTTGCTGTGCTGCACGTTGTCTCTTGATTAAATACTTTCCTTCAAGAAGCTAAGAACAGAGGTCTCCGCAT
This is a stretch of genomic DNA from Myotis daubentonii chromosome 15, mMyoDau2.1, whole genome shotgun sequence. It encodes these proteins:
- the LOC132216315 gene encoding kallikrein-7-like isoform X1, with amino-acid sequence MAGPLLQPLLLLLLSFALGSAGQEGLHPAQDTGERIINGVSCPRGSHPWQVALYDNDEFHCAGVLLNQQWVLTVAHCRLSEYIVQMGSDLLVDGNVQRIWATQYFVHPRYNNSNYNHDIMLVKLSSPATLSPTVSTIDLPSSCKDPGTSCTVSGWGVTTGHAAATNPSELMCSNVNIISYQECQQSYRNLLKKYMLCAVPPDGLSNSCRGDSGNPLVCEGSLQGLVSSGYFPCILPFAPVTYTRLCMYRKWVYKTMKANS
- the LOC132216315 gene encoding kallikrein-7-like isoform X2; the encoded protein is MAGPLLQPLLLLLLSFALGSAGQEGLHPAQDTGERIINGVSCPRGSHPWQVALYDNDEFHCAGVLLNQQWVLTVAHCRLSEYIVQMGSDLLVDGNVQRIWATQYFVHPRYNNSNYNHDIMLVKLSSPATLSPTVSTIDLPSSCKDPGTSCTVSGWGVTTGHAATNPSELMCSNVNIISYQECQQSYRNLLKKYMLCAVPPDGLSNSCRGDSGNPLVCEGSLQGLVSSGYFPCILPFAPVTYTRLCMYRKWVYKTMKANS